CAATCTCCGTGCTGTACCCCGCCCGGCACAGCGCCTCCTGTGCTCTGGCGGCCTGGGCGAGGGCAAGGCTGCTGGCGCGGGTGGGGAGGATCATTCCCTCTCTCCTTCCCCGAGATGCCGTCGGAGCCGCTCCTTCAGCCTTTCCGGTCCTGCCGGATCGGCGCCGGAGCTGGAAACACCCACCCTGTATCCCCGGTGGCCGAACTGCGCCGCCAGCGCCCAGTCGCTCTCTTCGGGGGCGCCGCAGCAGTTGAGCAGGCATCCCGAGCCTTCCGCCAGGGGCAGTATGGCCCGGGTATCCTCCCTGGAGACGGCGATGAGGGCGAAGGCGTGGTTCAGGAAGTCTTCCCGCATGACCGCTCTGCCGGCAATGGTCACCCCGCCGCCAGTCATCCGCTCCAGCTCGGGGCAGACCTCGGGCGCCACCACCTGCACTGCGAACCCCGCACCGAGGAGGGTTGTCACCTTCCGGAGCGCCGTCGCCCCTCCGCCCACCACCAGAATCGGGCCGGTCCCCGGGCTGAGCGCTATCATGAGGCTGAAGTCACGATCTGCCATGGTCAGTTCCAATCTCGCCGAAATGCCCCACCGGCACCGCCTGCCGGCTGCAGGGCGGCTCCGAAAAGCCGCTTCCCCAGGGCCAGACGGCGGATGGTGGGCTCTAGTCGTGTTGCTTACCCGTCATGTGATCGACGGTAAGCTCCAGGATGGCCACGTTCCGGAGCATTGCGTCGGGCCGCTGCACGTGGACGCCCTTCTCGTTGTAGTGGGCGGCCAGCACCTTGATGCCCTCCCGTTTCTCGTCGTTGTCCTCGAGAATCCGGATGGTGCCGAACCCGATGACGCTCCGGTAGGCCAGCGCGATGCCTGAGGTCTTCTTGGGGGCATCGTTGAAGGCCACATCCGTTTCGGCCTGGAAGCAGACCTTGGGGTTCCTCCGTATGAGATCGATCTTCTTGCCGGTGGTGGCGCAGTGCATGTAGATGCGCCCCTCCTCGTAGCCGTAGGTGATGGGCACCACATAGGGGTATTCCTCGTCGAAGAACCCCAGGTGGAGCACCTGCGCCTGCATGAGGATCTCCTCGATCTCCTTGCTGTCGGTAATCTCCATTTCCTTCCTCCGCATTTCCCTGAACACTCTGATCAGCTCCTTCTTCTATGGCGTTTCCCCTGCACCGGCGAAGCTTCGCACCGCCTCCGGAAAGTCCGTGGGGCAGGAAAACCGGGTGCTGGAGTGCACCTGCAGATAGACGGCAAGCGTGCTGTCCCGATAGAGCCCCTGCCGGGATGCATCCCCCTTCTTGCGGATGTCGAAGACAGGGGGCTCTACTTCCGATTCGCACCAGGACCGATGAAACCTATGTCCCGCCACGGTGATACCCCGGGCGCCGATGATCGTGTCCCGCCTCCAGGCTGCTGTACTCAGCATATCATGAGTATCTCACGCACTGTTACCCGGCATGTGCCGGGGGATGGGCCTTCTCGAAGGAGCAAGGCCTGCCTTCTTTCCATTGGTTTTGATAATAGACGATAGATTTGCAATAGGTGAGCCCCGTCAGCCCATTCCTGTTTGCAGCACGTGCCCTCCCAGGTGGTGGAGGCCACGGCCGTGGCCGGGAGCCCGAGGTAGGCATGAAGGGGGTGCTTCTCAAGCCCGGAGGCGACGCCACTTCACAGGTGGTGGCATGGGGTAGCACTGGAGCGCCTCAGGGCCGACGACGACAACGACAGGAACGAGCGGTGGCAGCTGGCCACCGCTGCAGCCGCGGGAGTGTAGCGGGTACACAGCAAGTGCCGAGCTAGGAAGAGGTCCTGGAGGGTTCGTAGCCCAGGGCGGCTGAAATTTTTCGGGCTGTTCCCACTGCGCCTGCAATGATGTTGTCCAACCGGGCGTCGTCGAACCGGAAGGAGGGGCCCGAAACGGCCAGAGAGGCCACAACGGCACCTTCCCGGTTAAAGATCGGCACCGCCACTGAAGAGACCCCCTCCTCGCGCTCGGAGTGGCTCATGGAGTAGCCCCGCTTCCGGATCAGGGCGGTCTCCCGTGCAAGGGCGTCACGTTCGGCAATGGTGTTTTTGGTTAACGGTTGGGCCTGGGCGACGATCTCTTCAAACTGCTCTTCCGGAAGATAGGCCAGAAAGCACTTCCCCGACGCCCCCGCCCAGAGAGGCATACGCTTCCCCAGCTCAACGGAAAACTGCAGCCGCTGGTTGCTCTGCGCATGCTCGTAGCAGATCCTGGAATCGCCTTCTCGGAAGTAGAGATTGACCGTCTCTCCTGTTGTGTCTCTCAGCTCTTCCATAAAGGGCAGGGCGATATTGATGATATTCATGGAAAGCGCCGCGATTTTGCCGAGGTAGTAGACACGTGTCCCCAGCGAAAGCTGCTTGGTATGGGGGTCCCTGTAGAGGTAGCCCAGATCGACAAGCCTGGAGGCGATCCTGTGTGTCGAGGAAAAGGGAAGCCCCTGTCTCTGCGCGATCTCGCTGATACTCTGCTCCCTATGGTCCTTGGAGAAGGATTCCAGCACAGCCAGTGCTTTTTCAATGGCGCTCTTTTTCATATAGGCTCGCTCCCTTTTTCAGTAACTCCCTACCCCGAAATCTCCGACATTCCCCAAATCTTACCAAATCAGATGGTAGTGTACGCCTCTCCGTGTATGCGTCAAATTCCGCGCCTGACGGACAGTGTCACCGGGGGCGGCGGCCCCCGGTGCTCTGAAGGAGTATGAGTGTGGTGCAGGTTGCTGCGTCTTGATGGTGGTTGCCGGTCAGATCGGGCACACAGGAGGAAGCGCCATCACGTCCCCAAGGGGGTCCGGGATAGGTTTCATGAAAGAAGAGCCTCCCTGCCTTCTCAGCCCGGTTACCGCGGCAGGAGATTTTCCGCCGCCGGCGGAACAGGAGGAATCCTCCCTTCTGCGCTACTCCACGAAGTTCGGGAGATACTCACGTTCCTTCGCCCGGAGCTCGTTGAATCCCACAAGCTCCTTGAACTCGTCGAACTGGCTGACCAGATCGTAGCGTCCCTCCGCAAGGGCGCCCCCCTTGATCGCTTCGAGGTAGTTCTCCACACCTTTCATCGCTGCAAAGGTGGTCCCCACAGGGATGCTCACCCTGGCGACGCCGAGCTCCCGGAGACGGGGCAGGGGAACAAGAGGCGTCTTGCCACCCTTGACGTTGTCGAAGAGGTTGATGCTCACCGGGGCGGCGATCTCGTTGACCACCTTTTCGATCTGCTCCACGGAACGGGGCGCCTCGACGAAGATCATGTCCGCCCCCGCCTCGGCATAGAGATTGCCCCGCCTGATGGCCCCCTCGATCCCTTCAGTGCTGATGGCATCGGTGCGGGCATTGATGACGAAATCGCTGTCCAGGGCATCTGCCGCCTTCCGGCAGGCCTTGACCTTGAGCACCATCTCATCGTCCGGGACTATCTGCTTGCCTTCCAGGTGGCCGCAGCGCTTGGGGAAGAGCTGGTCCTCGATATTCATACCTGCGGCACCTGTGCCGACCACCTGCTCGGTGATCCACATGGCGTTCACGGCATTCCCGAAACCGGTATCGGCGTCGGCCATCACCGGGATATCCACGGCTGCGGCGATATTCCTGGTGAAGTTGAGCATATCGCTGGAAGAGAGAAAGGCCATATCGGGAAGCCCAAGGTAGGTGGCGGCAAGACCGAATCCGCTCACCTGCAACACCTCGAAACCGGTCCGTTCGATCAGTTTCGCCGACATGGCATCGTGCGCTCCGGGGCACGGCACGGCCCGTTTTTCAAGAAGCATCTTCTTCAGCATTGTTGTTGGTTTCATTACTGATCCTCCTTCATGGTGTGAGCCGGCTCGACCTGATCGGCATCCGTCCCTGAAGCCACCTTCGCGGAAGATGACCGGACGAACTGGTAAGCGATGACGGCACCGAGCAGCGCGAAGCCGGCAAGATCGGTGGTCACGCCGGGGTAGATCAGGGCCAGGGCGCTGCACAGTGCAACGAAACGGAACAGCATGTTCAGGTAGCCCCTGAAATACCCCTCGCTTGCCAGCGAAAGCCCGAAGACGCCGATGGCCGCGGTGGCGAAGGTGAGAACAAACCGACCCCAGTTCTGGACGTTGGTCAGGAGAAGATCCGGCGAGTAGATAAAAATGTAGGGAATGATGAACCCGGCGAGCGCCAGCTTGATCGCCGCGACAGCCGTCCTGTTGAGATTCGCCCCCGCCAGACCGGCGGCGGTGTAGCATCCAACGCAGACCGGCGGTGTCAGTGTGGAGAGGACGGCGAAGTAGAAGACAAAGAGATGGGCGTCCAGCGCTTTGGTCCCGAGAAGGACCAGGGCCGGCGCCGCCACGGCGCTTGCCATGACGTAGCTTGCCGTAGTGGGCATCCCCATGCCGAGCAGCAGCGAGATCACCATGGTGATCAGAAGCGTGGGGAAGAGATTCCCCTGGGTCAGCATGAGAACGGCGTCACCGATTTTGAGCGCCACGCCGGTGGCGCCCATCATGCCGATCACGATACCGACGATCGTGCAGGCGATGGCGACGGGCAGCGCCGTTTTGGTCCCGTTTTCAAGGGTCTGGACAAGCTCCCTGAGATTGAGCCGCTCTTCCTTTCTGACGAAGCTGAGCCCACTCGCCGTGATGATCCCCCAGACACCGGCATAGAGCGGATTGTAGCCTTTCACAAGGATGTAGATGATCACCAGCAGGGGAATCGCCTTATAGCCGCTGGTGAGCAGTACGGTTTTCAGCTTCGGCAGCTCGCTCTTCGCCAGTCCCTCAAGACCCAGCTTGTGGGCCTCCAGGGAGAGACAGCACCACACGCCCCAGAAGTACAGCAGCGCCGGGACAAGGGCTGCCATGAGCACATTGATGTATTTCACGCCCAGGGCATCGGCGATGATAAAGGCGGCGGCCCCCATCACCGGCGGCATGATCTGTCCCCCCGTAGAGGCCACCGCTTCGACGGCGCCGGCGTAGTGCGCCCTGTAGCCGATCTTTTTCATCAGAGGAATGGTGAAGGCCCCCGTGGTCGCCACGTTCGCCGAGGTACTCCCGCTGATCGTTCCCATCAGAGCACTGGAGAGTACGGCGATCTTGGCCGGGCCGCCCTTCTGGTGTCCCGCCAGCGCCATGGCGAGATCGTTGAAAAAGACAGAGGTCCCCGTGGATTTCAAAAAGGCTCCGAAAAGAACAAAGAGAAAGATGTAGGTGGCAGAGACCCCTGCCACCAGGCCGAAGAGACCGTCGGTGGTCAGGTAGAGCTCCTCGAGGATGCGGGGAATGGAGAGCCCGAAGTGTTTCAGCGGGCCAGGCATGGAACGTCCGTAATAGGCAAAGAAGAGAAAGAGCGAGCAGAAAATGGGCAAGGGATAGCCGAGAACCCTGCGCCCGGCCTCGAAGACAAGCACCGTCATGATGGCACCGAGATAGAGCTCGTACTCCAGGTACATTCCGGCCCGCCCGGCTATGGCAGGATAGTTGAAAAAGATGTAGAGCGAACAGACCAGGGCCAGGGAGGCAAGAATCCAGTCGAGCCACGAAGGTGTGCTTTGGGGTGAACCTTTACCCGCCGGGAAAAGAAGAAAGATCAAAACCAGCACGAAACAGATGTGAAAGCTCCTCTGCTGCATTGCCGGCATCAGCCCGAAGAAGGCAGTGTAGAGATGGAAGATGGCAAGCACCAGGGTCAGCACAGTGATGAATACCTTCAACCGCCCGGAGAAGCTCCTCCGTCCGGACTTCTCGGTGGGCTTCTGTTTTTCATATGCAGTGGCCGACATGGCAATTCCTCCCCGGTAATAGCATCAGCGACATTGTGTGCCGCGCCGGTCAACGGATCAGCGCGGCACACCGGTGGTTATATCGGTGGTACCCAGCTACTCCTCGATAACGCCGATCTCCTTATAGTACCGCTCCGCACCCGGATGCAGCGGGCAGACCATGCCGCTCAGGGCGAATTCCGGGCCCATGTGCTTGAAGTAACTGAGCCGCTCCTTGAGCCAGTCGGAATGTTCGTAGAGCATCTTTGTCACCTGGTAGACCTGCTCTTCGTCCATATCGGCATAGGTGAGGAATGTGCCTACCGCAGCGACAACATCCAGGGGCTCGTCAACGCCTTCGTAGACGCCGCCGGGGATCTCTGCAGGTGCATAGGCGGAATACTGCTCCACGATCGCGTCGATCTTTTCATCCTCCAGCTCAATGAGGGTGACCTTCCCGCTGCTGCACATATCGGTGACCATCGCGTTGGGGATGCTGGTGGCCCAGATGTGGCCCTCGGTACGCCCGGTCTTCAGCGCCTCCGACACCTCGGAACGCCCGAAACGCTCCACTTCGATATCGTCAAAGGTCATGTCATAGACGGAGAGTACCCGGCTTGTGTTGACCTCGATACCGCCGCCGATGGGCCCGACATCGATCCTCTTTCCCTTGAAATCGGCGACACTGTCGATTCCGGCACCCTTGTGGACCAGGATATGAAAGGGCATGGGATAGATGGCCGTCACGAAACGAAGGTCCTTAACGGGCTTGCCGTCGAACTCGCCTTCGCCGTACCAGGCGTCCATCAGCGTCGCCGACTGAACGAGCCCAAGCTCTATCTCCTTGCGTCCCAGATTCAGCGAGTTCTTCATGGACCCGCCGGTAACGGCCGTAAAGTTGTACCCGTCAAGCTGCCTGTTCCCGAGCTGCGCTATGGTGTTGCCTATCTGGTAGAAGCCTCCGCCCACACTGCTCGTTCCTATCCGCATGAACACATCGTCCGCCGCTGCACTGCCGCAGAGCACGACAACGAACAGCACCGCCAGAAAAACCTTCAGCCCACGTGACATACAAATCGCCTCCCCGAACATGTTTATCCACTCAGTGGATATTAGAAACTACAGAGCGGATATTACAGACCAGTATAGGAGATCCCGGCGGGCTGTCAAGGGGTCGTGTG
This region of Synergistales bacterium genomic DNA includes:
- a CDS encoding siroheme synthase, producing MADRDFSLMIALSPGTGPILVVGGGATALRKVTTLLGAGFAVQVVAPEVCPELERMTGGGVTIAGRAVMREDFLNHAFALIAVSREDTRAILPLAEGSGCLLNCCGAPEESDWALAAQFGHRGYRVGVSSSGADPAGPERLKERLRRHLGEGERE
- a CDS encoding pyridoxamine 5'-phosphate oxidase family protein; translation: MRRKEMEITDSKEIEEILMQAQVLHLGFFDEEYPYVVPITYGYEEGRIYMHCATTGKKIDLIRRNPKVCFQAETDVAFNDAPKKTSGIALAYRSVIGFGTIRILEDNDEKREGIKVLAAHYNEKGVHVQRPDAMLRNVAILELTVDHMTGKQHD
- a CDS encoding IclR family transcriptional regulator, whose translation is MKKSAIEKALAVLESFSKDHREQSISEIAQRQGLPFSSTHRIASRLVDLGYLYRDPHTKQLSLGTRVYYLGKIAALSMNIINIALPFMEELRDTTGETVNLYFREGDSRICYEHAQSNQRLQFSVELGKRMPLWAGASGKCFLAYLPEEQFEEIVAQAQPLTKNTIAERDALARETALIRKRGYSMSHSEREEGVSSVAVPIFNREGAVVASLAVSGPSFRFDDARLDNIIAGAVGTARKISAALGYEPSRTSS
- a CDS encoding isocitrate lyase/PEP mutase family protein, whose translation is MKPTTMLKKMLLEKRAVPCPGAHDAMSAKLIERTGFEVLQVSGFGLAATYLGLPDMAFLSSSDMLNFTRNIAAAVDIPVMADADTGFGNAVNAMWITEQVVGTGAAGMNIEDQLFPKRCGHLEGKQIVPDDEMVLKVKACRKAADALDSDFVINARTDAISTEGIEGAIRRGNLYAEAGADMIFVEAPRSVEQIEKVVNEIAAPVSINLFDNVKGGKTPLVPLPRLRELGVARVSIPVGTTFAAMKGVENYLEAIKGGALAEGRYDLVSQFDEFKELVGFNELRAKEREYLPNFVE
- a CDS encoding TRAP transporter permease, which produces MSATAYEKQKPTEKSGRRSFSGRLKVFITVLTLVLAIFHLYTAFFGLMPAMQQRSFHICFVLVLIFLLFPAGKGSPQSTPSWLDWILASLALVCSLYIFFNYPAIAGRAGMYLEYELYLGAIMTVLVFEAGRRVLGYPLPIFCSLFLFFAYYGRSMPGPLKHFGLSIPRILEELYLTTDGLFGLVAGVSATYIFLFVLFGAFLKSTGTSVFFNDLAMALAGHQKGGPAKIAVLSSALMGTISGSTSANVATTGAFTIPLMKKIGYRAHYAGAVEAVASTGGQIMPPVMGAAAFIIADALGVKYINVLMAALVPALLYFWGVWCCLSLEAHKLGLEGLAKSELPKLKTVLLTSGYKAIPLLVIIYILVKGYNPLYAGVWGIITASGLSFVRKEERLNLRELVQTLENGTKTALPVAIACTIVGIVIGMMGATGVALKIGDAVLMLTQGNLFPTLLITMVISLLLGMGMPTTASYVMASAVAAPALVLLGTKALDAHLFVFYFAVLSTLTPPVCVGCYTAAGLAGANLNRTAVAAIKLALAGFIIPYIFIYSPDLLLTNVQNWGRFVLTFATAAIGVFGLSLASEGYFRGYLNMLFRFVALCSALALIYPGVTTDLAGFALLGAVIAYQFVRSSSAKVASGTDADQVEPAHTMKEDQ
- a CDS encoding TAXI family TRAP transporter solute-binding subunit — encoded protein: MSRGLKVFLAVLFVVVLCGSAAADDVFMRIGTSSVGGGFYQIGNTIAQLGNRQLDGYNFTAVTGGSMKNSLNLGRKEIELGLVQSATLMDAWYGEGEFDGKPVKDLRFVTAIYPMPFHILVHKGAGIDSVADFKGKRIDVGPIGGGIEVNTSRVLSVYDMTFDDIEVERFGRSEVSEALKTGRTEGHIWATSIPNAMVTDMCSSGKVTLIELEDEKIDAIVEQYSAYAPAEIPGGVYEGVDEPLDVVAAVGTFLTYADMDEEQVYQVTKMLYEHSDWLKERLSYFKHMGPEFALSGMVCPLHPGAERYYKEIGVIEE